The following are encoded together in the Mycolicibacterium arabiense genome:
- a CDS encoding TetR/AcrR family transcriptional regulator: MPFPRRPATAEPSSVGRIRDAALECFATNGIAATSLRTVAESAGVSVGSVQHHFGTKAALVESVNDHVLKIIGDAVAATPLTTASGDPLTEAGVRVTAMISANEFVVDYLARALIEGDEFGAEIFDGLLALSTAQREQFDAQDLLWPDQDMDWAALNPLILRLGAMVLRTHIERHLPGPLTEPDQLRRWDAAVTALIRRGQFRDSPPH, from the coding sequence ATGCCATTTCCACGCCGGCCCGCCACGGCCGAGCCGTCCAGCGTGGGGCGCATTCGAGACGCTGCGCTGGAGTGCTTCGCCACCAATGGCATTGCGGCGACGTCACTTCGTACGGTCGCGGAGTCCGCAGGCGTGTCGGTCGGATCGGTGCAGCATCACTTCGGGACGAAGGCGGCCCTGGTCGAGTCGGTCAACGATCACGTGCTGAAGATCATCGGTGATGCGGTCGCCGCAACCCCGCTGACGACGGCGAGCGGCGATCCACTGACCGAGGCAGGCGTTCGCGTCACCGCGATGATCTCGGCGAACGAATTCGTGGTCGACTACCTCGCCCGAGCCCTGATCGAAGGCGACGAATTCGGTGCGGAGATCTTCGACGGCCTGCTGGCGCTGAGTACTGCCCAGCGGGAACAGTTCGACGCGCAGGACTTGCTGTGGCCGGACCAGGACATGGATTGGGCGGCGCTGAACCCGCTCATTCTCCGGCTGGGTGCCATGGTGCTGCGGACCCACATCGAGCGTCACCTGCCCGGGCCGCTCACCGAACCCGATCAGCTACGACGGTGGGACGCTGCCGTCACGGCGCTCATCCGCCGAGGGCAATTCCGGGACTCGCCACCGCACTGA
- a CDS encoding adenylate/guanylate cyclase domain-containing protein: MRHEKSTAQRLGRLLARLTSQSSYGPASSEYGTWILGRVSESPQRRRIRIQLILTTFVVIANLVGICVALLVVTVTFPVPSVFDSHVLWITAAVAPAYVGSALIVGIFWATNRVIKNVRWSIEERVPTEQDQRNTFFAPWRLTRVLLVLWGGGTIVLTLLYGLQDTDYIPKVLLGISFPGIVVSASCYLFTEFALRPVAAQALEVGSPPRRFAPGIMGRTLTVWAVGSGVPVLGILLAAIITLTLQNVSPTQFTVAVMILAVFALAFGFLLMWILSWLTATPVRSVRNALDRVERGDLDTNLVVFDGTELGELQRGFNRMVHGLRERERVRDLFGRHVGRDVALLAEKQRPKLGGEERHAAVIFVDIIGSTQLVTSRPAVEVVELLNRFFAVIVDEVDRHHGLVNKFEGDAVLAVFGAPVALDDAEDQALSAARAMAERICAEVPECDAGIGVASGQVVAGNVGAKERFEYTVIGGPVNEAARLCELSKDVDGHLVASAETVAAAGDDERARWTLGKTVTLRGHDEATRLATPVRHSSGELAKS; encoded by the coding sequence ATGAGGCACGAGAAGAGCACCGCGCAGCGGCTGGGCCGGCTCCTCGCACGGCTCACCAGCCAGAGCAGCTACGGTCCGGCGTCCTCGGAATACGGGACCTGGATCCTCGGCCGCGTGTCGGAGAGTCCGCAGCGTCGACGCATCCGCATCCAGTTGATCCTGACGACGTTCGTCGTGATCGCGAACCTCGTCGGCATCTGCGTCGCACTGCTGGTCGTCACCGTCACCTTCCCGGTGCCCAGCGTCTTCGACTCGCACGTCCTGTGGATTACCGCCGCGGTGGCGCCCGCCTACGTCGGCTCGGCACTGATCGTCGGCATCTTCTGGGCCACCAACCGCGTCATCAAGAACGTCCGGTGGTCCATCGAGGAACGGGTACCGACCGAACAGGATCAGCGCAACACGTTCTTCGCACCCTGGCGGCTGACGCGCGTGCTGCTGGTGCTGTGGGGTGGTGGCACGATCGTGCTGACCCTGCTGTACGGACTGCAGGACACCGACTACATCCCCAAGGTGTTGCTGGGCATCAGCTTTCCCGGGATCGTGGTATCCGCCAGCTGTTACCTGTTCACCGAGTTCGCGCTGCGGCCCGTCGCCGCGCAAGCACTCGAAGTGGGGTCGCCGCCGCGCCGCTTCGCCCCCGGCATCATGGGCCGCACGCTGACCGTGTGGGCGGTGGGATCGGGTGTGCCGGTGCTCGGAATCCTGTTGGCCGCCATCATCACGCTGACGCTGCAGAACGTGTCACCGACGCAGTTCACCGTCGCGGTCATGATCCTTGCCGTGTTCGCGCTGGCGTTCGGATTCCTCTTGATGTGGATCCTGTCCTGGCTCACCGCCACACCCGTGCGATCGGTGCGCAACGCGCTCGACCGGGTGGAGCGCGGTGACCTCGACACCAACCTGGTGGTCTTCGACGGCACCGAACTCGGAGAACTGCAGCGAGGTTTCAACAGGATGGTGCACGGCCTGCGCGAGCGCGAGCGGGTACGCGATCTGTTCGGCAGGCACGTGGGTCGCGATGTGGCGTTGCTCGCGGAGAAGCAACGGCCGAAACTCGGTGGCGAGGAACGGCATGCCGCCGTGATCTTCGTCGACATCATCGGGTCGACGCAGTTGGTCACCAGCCGGCCCGCCGTCGAGGTCGTCGAGCTGCTCAACCGGTTCTTCGCCGTGATCGTCGACGAGGTCGACCGCCACCACGGTCTGGTCAACAAGTTCGAGGGCGACGCGGTGCTGGCCGTCTTCGGTGCCCCGGTGGCACTCGACGACGCCGAGGACCAGGCGCTCTCGGCGGCGCGCGCGATGGCCGAACGCATCTGCGCCGAGGTTCCCGAATGCGACGCAGGCATCGGGGTGGCCTCCGGCCAGGTGGTCGCGGGCAACGTCGGGGCGAAGGAGCGGTTCGAGTACACGGTGATCGGCGGGCCGGTGAACGAGGCGGCCCGCTTGTGCGAACTCTCCAAGGACGTCGACGGGCATCTGGTCGCGTCGGCCGAGACCGTCGCAGCGGCAGGCGACGACGAAAGAGCGCGTTGGACGTTGGGCAAGACCGTGACACTGCGCGGTCACGATGAGGCAACGAGACTCGCCACGCCGGTTCGTCATTCGAGCGGAGAACTCGCGAAAAGCTAG
- the nucS gene encoding endonuclease NucS: MRLVIAQCTVDYVGRLTAHLPSARRLLLFKADGSVSVHADDRAYKPLNWMSPPCWVTEESGDPLVWVVENKAGEQLRITVEDVEHDSSHELGVDPGLVKDGVEAHLQELLAEHVELLGVGYTLVRREYMTAIGPVDLMCRDELGRSVAVEIKRRGEIDGVEQLTRYLDLLNRDTLLAPVSGVFAAQQIKPQARTLAADRGIRCVTLDYDEMRGLDSSEFRLF, translated from the coding sequence GTGCGGCTCGTCATTGCTCAATGCACCGTCGACTACGTCGGACGGCTCACCGCCCACCTTCCCTCGGCGCGGCGGCTGCTGCTGTTCAAGGCCGACGGGTCGGTCAGCGTGCACGCCGACGACCGCGCGTACAAGCCGCTGAACTGGATGAGCCCGCCGTGCTGGGTCACCGAGGAGAGCGGCGACCCGCTGGTGTGGGTCGTGGAGAACAAGGCGGGCGAACAGCTGCGCATCACGGTCGAGGACGTCGAACACGACTCGTCGCACGAACTGGGCGTGGACCCGGGCCTGGTGAAGGACGGCGTCGAGGCGCACCTGCAGGAGCTGCTCGCCGAGCACGTAGAGCTGCTCGGCGTCGGCTACACGCTGGTGCGGCGCGAGTACATGACGGCGATCGGACCGGTGGACCTGATGTGTCGTGACGAGCTGGGCCGGTCGGTGGCCGTCGAGATCAAGCGGCGCGGCGAGATCGACGGCGTCGAGCAGCTCACCCGCTACCTCGACCTGCTCAACCGCGACACCCTGCTGGCGCCGGTGAGTGGCGTGTTCGCCGCCCAGCAGATCAAGCCGCAGGCCCGGACCCTGGCCGCTGATCGCGGGATTCGTTGCGTGACATTGGATTACGATGAGATGCGCGGGCTCGACAGTAGCGAGTTCCGGCTGTTCTGA
- the mce gene encoding methylmalonyl-CoA epimerase, whose amino-acid sequence MTTEHVDARPALASALVTAIDHVGIAVPDLDAAIKWYHDHLGMIVLHEEVNEDQGIREAMLAVRGAPKGSSQVQLMAALDETSTIAKFIDKRGPGLQQFAYRVSDIDALTERLREQGIRLLYDAPRRGTLNSRINFIHPKDAGGVLVELVEPAAAEVH is encoded by the coding sequence ATGACCACCGAACACGTAGACGCCCGACCAGCATTGGCGAGCGCGCTGGTGACGGCGATCGATCACGTCGGCATTGCGGTCCCCGACCTCGACGCCGCGATCAAGTGGTACCACGACCACCTCGGCATGATCGTCCTGCACGAGGAGGTCAACGAGGACCAGGGCATTCGGGAGGCGATGCTCGCAGTGCGCGGCGCCCCCAAGGGCAGCTCCCAGGTCCAGCTGATGGCGGCACTCGACGAGACGTCGACCATCGCGAAGTTCATCGACAAGCGCGGCCCCGGCCTGCAGCAGTTCGCCTACCGCGTCAGCGACATCGACGCGCTCACCGAGCGGCTGCGCGAGCAGGGCATCCGGTTGCTCTACGACGCGCCGCGCCGGGGTACCTTGAACTCGCGCATCAACTTCATCCACCCCAAGGATGCGGGCGGCGTGCTGGTCGAACTCGTCGAGCCGGCAGCGGCCGAGGTTCACTGA
- a CDS encoding acetyl-CoA C-acetyltransferase, translating into MTTSVIVAGARTPVGKLMGSLKDFSGSDLGAVAIKGALQRAGVPASAVEYVIMGQVLTAGAGQMPARQAAVAAGIGWDVPSLTINKMCLSGIDAIALADQLIRAGEFDVVVAGGQESMSKAPHLLMDSRSGYKYGDVTVLDHMAYDGLHDVFTDQPMGALTEQRNDVDQFTRAEQDEFAARSHRLAAAAWKDGVFADEVVPVSIPQRKGDPIEFTEDEGIRANTTAESLAGLKPAFRKDGTITAGSASQISDGACAVVVMNKAKAEELGLEWLVEIGAHGVVAGPDSTLQSQPANAIKKAIAREGISVDQLDVIEINEAFAAVGLASARELGIDPDQANTSGGAIAIGHPIGMSGARITLHAALELAQKGSGYAVAALCGAGGQGDALILRRP; encoded by the coding sequence ATGACGACATCGGTGATCGTTGCCGGAGCCCGTACTCCGGTCGGCAAGCTCATGGGATCGCTCAAGGACTTCTCCGGAAGTGATCTGGGTGCCGTCGCCATCAAGGGGGCGCTGCAGCGCGCGGGTGTGCCCGCGTCGGCCGTCGAGTACGTGATCATGGGTCAGGTGCTGACCGCCGGTGCAGGTCAGATGCCCGCCCGCCAGGCGGCCGTCGCCGCGGGCATCGGCTGGGACGTCCCGTCGCTGACCATCAACAAGATGTGCCTGTCGGGCATCGACGCGATCGCGCTGGCCGATCAGCTGATCCGCGCCGGTGAGTTCGACGTCGTCGTCGCCGGTGGCCAGGAGTCGATGAGCAAGGCCCCGCACCTGCTGATGGACAGCCGCTCGGGCTACAAGTACGGCGACGTGACGGTTCTCGACCACATGGCCTACGACGGCCTGCACGACGTGTTCACCGATCAGCCGATGGGCGCGCTCACCGAGCAGCGCAACGACGTCGACCAGTTCACCCGCGCCGAGCAGGACGAGTTCGCCGCGCGCTCGCACCGGCTGGCTGCAGCCGCGTGGAAGGACGGCGTGTTCGCCGACGAGGTCGTGCCGGTCTCGATCCCGCAGCGCAAGGGCGATCCGATCGAGTTCACCGAGGACGAGGGCATCCGCGCCAACACGACCGCCGAGTCGCTGGCGGGCCTGAAGCCGGCGTTCCGCAAGGACGGCACCATCACAGCGGGCTCGGCGTCGCAGATCTCCGACGGTGCCTGCGCCGTAGTCGTGATGAACAAGGCCAAGGCCGAGGAACTCGGGCTCGAGTGGCTCGTCGAGATCGGTGCACACGGCGTGGTCGCCGGTCCGGACTCCACGCTTCAGAGCCAGCCCGCCAACGCGATCAAGAAGGCGATCGCCAGGGAGGGCATCTCCGTCGACCAGCTCGACGTCATCGAGATCAACGAGGCGTTCGCCGCCGTGGGGCTGGCCTCGGCCCGCGAACTCGGCATCGACCCGGACCAGGCCAACACGAGCGGTGGGGCCATCGCCATCGGCCACCCGATCGGGATGTCCGGTGCCCGGATCACGCTGCACGCCGCGCTCGAACTGGCCCAGAAGGGCTCGGGTTACGCGGTGGCTGCACTGTGTGGCGCGGGCGGCCAGGGCGACGCGCTGATCCTGCGCAGGCCCTGA
- a CDS encoding DUF3817 domain-containing protein translates to MAAMANQAGVRRRTGKAASWFRLIAFAEALSWAGLLIGMYFKYLGSPRTEIGVKIFGPIHGGVFVAFVVAAVLVGIAHRWGVWTWILALLGSIVPLGSVIFVMWADRTGRMSPVAGTKTTSVPQST, encoded by the coding sequence ATGGCGGCCATGGCAAACCAAGCCGGTGTTCGGCGCAGAACAGGCAAAGCCGCGAGCTGGTTCCGACTGATCGCGTTCGCGGAGGCGCTCAGCTGGGCGGGCCTGCTGATCGGGATGTACTTCAAGTATCTCGGGTCACCGCGTACCGAGATCGGCGTCAAGATCTTCGGTCCGATCCACGGTGGGGTGTTCGTCGCGTTCGTCGTGGCGGCCGTACTGGTCGGAATCGCGCACCGCTGGGGCGTGTGGACGTGGATCCTCGCATTGCTGGGCAGCATCGTCCCGCTGGGTAGTGTGATCTTCGTCATGTGGGCCGACCGCACGGGCAGGATGAGCCCCGTCGCGGGCACGAAGACCACGTCGGTCCCTCAATCGACCTGA
- a CDS encoding tetratricopeptide repeat protein has protein sequence MTRPRPPMGPALAGAIDLSALKQPPPSAAAPASGSAPASAIEVTEANFEADVIAKSNQVPVVVLLWTPRSPSSVQLGDVLAALAADDGGRWWLATVNVDVVPQVAQAFGVQGVPTVVAVAAGQPLSSFQGSQPPEQLRRWVDSLLEATAGKLAGGAGEDEVVDPEVEQARAHLDAGDFDAALAAYQAVLDAKPNHEEARGAVRQIAFLQRATTQPQDAVARAQAAPDDLDAAFAAADVEVLQQDPAAAFNRLIALVKRTAGDDRTKVRTRLVELFELFDPADPDVIAGRRNLANALY, from the coding sequence GTGACACGTCCACGACCTCCCATGGGGCCCGCACTGGCGGGCGCGATCGATCTCTCGGCGCTCAAGCAGCCACCCCCGTCGGCCGCCGCTCCGGCATCCGGGTCCGCGCCGGCGAGCGCCATCGAGGTGACCGAGGCGAACTTCGAAGCCGACGTCATCGCCAAGTCGAACCAGGTCCCCGTCGTCGTCCTGCTGTGGACGCCGCGTAGCCCGTCGAGTGTGCAACTCGGCGACGTGCTCGCCGCATTGGCCGCCGACGACGGCGGCAGGTGGTGGCTGGCAACGGTCAACGTCGACGTCGTCCCGCAGGTCGCCCAGGCGTTCGGCGTCCAAGGGGTGCCCACGGTCGTGGCAGTGGCTGCGGGACAACCACTGTCGAGCTTCCAAGGCTCGCAACCGCCCGAGCAGTTGAGGCGGTGGGTCGATTCGCTACTCGAGGCGACGGCGGGCAAGCTCGCAGGCGGTGCCGGTGAGGACGAGGTCGTCGATCCCGAGGTCGAGCAGGCCCGCGCCCACCTCGACGCCGGTGACTTCGACGCGGCGCTCGCCGCCTATCAGGCCGTCCTCGATGCCAAGCCCAATCACGAGGAGGCCCGCGGCGCGGTCCGGCAGATCGCCTTCCTGCAGCGCGCGACGACTCAGCCGCAAGACGCCGTGGCCCGCGCGCAGGCAGCGCCCGACGACCTCGACGCCGCATTCGCGGCCGCCGACGTCGAAGTGCTGCAGCAGGATCCGGCCGCTGCGTTCAATCGGCTCATCGCCTTGGTGAAGCGCACCGCGGGCGACGACCGAACGAAGGTACGCACCCGACTCGTCGAGCTGTTCGAACTCTTCGACCCGGCCGATCCCGACGTCATCGCGGGCAGGCGCAACCTCGCCAACGCGCTGTACTGA
- the glgB gene encoding 1,4-alpha-glucan branching protein GlgB: protein MTRTNPFTSQHLRPNDSDLGRLLAGEHHDPHSVLGAHEYEDHTVIRVLRPNAVEVTALIGGERYPFSHVDDALFAVAVPITGLIDYRLEIRYPSGDDHGPVHTVADPYRFLPTLGDIDLHLFAEGRHERLWEVLGAHPHTYRTADGDVNGVSFAVWAPNAKGVTLIGEFNHWSGNDAPMRSLGSSGVWELFWPDFPLDALYKFRVHGADGSVSDRADPMAFAAEVPPSTASRVHVSDYTWSDDDWMAQRALKNPVFEPMSTLEVHLPSWRPGLTYRELATELTEYVVENGFTHVEMLPVAAHPFGGSWGYQVTSYYAPMPKLGSPDDLRYLIDTLHQAGIGVIVDWVPAHFPKDAWALGRFDGTPLYEHSDPRRGEQLDWGTYVFDFGRAEVRNFLVANALYWLQEYHVDGLRVDAVASMLYLDYSRPEGGWTPNVYGGRENLEAVQFLQEMNATVHKVTPGIVTIAEESTSWPGVTRPTNLGGLGFSMKWNMGWMNDTLEFISRDPIYRGYHHGEITFSMVYAFSENFVLPISHDEVVHGKGTLWGRLPGDDHMKAAGLRGLLAYQWAHPGKQLLFMGQEFGQRAEWSEERGVDWYQLDENGFSNGVQRMVRDMNGVYQNRRALWSRDTSHEGYSWIDANDSANNVLSFLRYGDDGSVMACVFNFSGAEHSRYRLGLPHTGTWREVLNTDASDYNGSGIGNYGAVEATDESWHGRPASALMVLPPLAALWFEPAPPEAAG, encoded by the coding sequence ATGACCCGCACCAACCCGTTCACCAGCCAACATCTACGCCCCAACGACTCCGACCTCGGTCGGCTGCTCGCCGGCGAACACCACGATCCGCACTCGGTGCTCGGTGCCCACGAGTACGAGGACCACACCGTGATCAGGGTGCTGCGTCCCAACGCCGTGGAGGTCACCGCACTCATCGGCGGTGAGCGCTACCCGTTCAGCCACGTCGACGACGCGCTGTTCGCGGTCGCAGTGCCGATCACCGGTCTCATCGACTACCGCCTGGAGATCCGCTACCCCTCGGGCGACGACCACGGCCCGGTGCACACCGTGGCCGACCCGTATCGCTTCCTGCCGACGCTGGGCGACATCGACCTGCACCTGTTCGCCGAGGGCCGCCACGAACGTCTGTGGGAGGTGCTGGGCGCACACCCGCACACCTACCGCACCGCCGACGGTGACGTCAACGGCGTGTCGTTCGCCGTCTGGGCGCCGAATGCCAAGGGCGTCACGCTGATTGGCGAGTTCAACCACTGGAGCGGCAACGACGCCCCGATGCGCAGCCTGGGATCCTCGGGTGTGTGGGAGCTGTTCTGGCCGGACTTCCCGCTCGACGCACTGTACAAGTTCCGCGTGCACGGGGCCGACGGTTCGGTGAGCGACCGAGCCGACCCGATGGCGTTCGCCGCCGAGGTCCCGCCGAGCACCGCGTCGCGCGTCCACGTCAGCGACTACACCTGGAGCGACGACGACTGGATGGCGCAGCGCGCGCTGAAGAATCCCGTCTTCGAGCCGATGAGCACGCTCGAGGTGCACCTGCCGTCGTGGCGGCCTGGCCTCACCTACCGGGAGCTGGCCACCGAACTCACCGAGTACGTCGTCGAGAACGGCTTCACGCACGTCGAGATGCTGCCCGTCGCTGCGCACCCCTTCGGTGGGTCGTGGGGCTACCAGGTCACCTCGTACTACGCGCCGATGCCGAAGCTCGGCAGTCCCGACGACCTGCGGTACCTCATCGACACCCTGCACCAGGCAGGCATCGGCGTGATCGTCGACTGGGTGCCCGCCCACTTCCCCAAGGACGCCTGGGCGCTCGGCCGGTTCGACGGCACTCCCCTCTACGAACACTCCGACCCACGTCGCGGTGAGCAACTCGATTGGGGCACCTACGTATTCGACTTCGGCCGGGCCGAGGTGCGCAACTTTCTGGTGGCCAACGCGCTGTACTGGCTGCAGGAGTACCACGTCGATGGTCTGCGGGTGGATGCCGTCGCCTCGATGCTGTACCTCGACTACTCGCGGCCCGAAGGCGGCTGGACGCCGAACGTCTACGGCGGACGGGAGAACCTGGAGGCGGTGCAGTTCCTGCAGGAGATGAACGCCACCGTCCACAAGGTGACCCCCGGCATCGTCACGATCGCCGAGGAGTCGACGTCGTGGCCCGGCGTGACGCGACCGACCAACCTTGGCGGCCTTGGCTTCTCGATGAAGTGGAACATGGGCTGGATGAACGACACCCTGGAGTTCATCTCCCGCGACCCCATTTACCGCGGGTACCACCACGGCGAGATCACCTTCTCGATGGTGTACGCCTTCAGCGAGAACTTCGTGCTGCCGATCAGCCACGACGAGGTCGTGCACGGCAAGGGCACCCTGTGGGGCCGCCTGCCGGGTGACGACCACATGAAGGCCGCCGGTCTGCGCGGGCTGCTCGCCTACCAGTGGGCCCACCCGGGCAAGCAACTACTGTTCATGGGCCAGGAATTCGGCCAGCGCGCGGAGTGGTCCGAGGAGCGCGGCGTCGACTGGTACCAGCTCGACGAGAACGGCTTCTCGAACGGCGTGCAGCGGATGGTCCGCGACATGAACGGCGTCTATCAGAACCGCCGCGCGCTGTGGTCGCGCGACACCAGCCACGAGGGCTACTCGTGGATCGACGCCAACGACTCGGCGAACAACGTGCTGAGCTTCCTGCGCTACGGCGACGACGGCTCGGTGATGGCCTGCGTGTTCAACTTCTCGGGCGCCGAGCACTCCCGCTACCGGCTGGGCCTGCCGCATACCGGCACGTGGCGCGAGGTACTCAACACCGACGCCTCCGACTACAACGGCTCGGGCATCGGCAACTACGGCGCCGTCGAGGCCACCGACGAGTCATGGCACGGCAGGCCGGCGTCCGCCCTCATGGTCCTGCCGCCCCTGGCAGCACTGTGGTTCGAGCCAGCGCCGCCGGAAGCGGCCGGGTAG